A window of Fundidesulfovibrio magnetotacticus genomic DNA:
ATCCGGCTCGCCCTTCTCCCTTTTGCGCGAGCGCCCGGAGCAGACCGTGTTCTGGACCGACGCCGCCAACGCCGCCTCCACCCGGGCAGAGGCCCTGCGCGACATGGGCGTGCGCGTGTGGGACCTGCCGCCCCTGGAGGGCGAACGCCTGGACCTCGGCGCGGGCTTCGAGCGCCTGCGCGCCGAGGCCGCCTGCCACGCGACGCTCTGCGAGGGCGGCGGACGTCTGGCCCTCTCCCTGGCCCGGCAGGGGCTCATGGACGAGTTCCTCTACGTCCTCGCCCCCAAGATACTCGGGGACGAACAGGGCGTGCCCGTGTTCGCGGGAGGACCGCCCCACGAGATGGACAAGGCCCTGAACCTGCGCCTCGCGGACGCGACCCCCCTTGGCCAGGACCTGCTCCTCTCCTACCGCCCGGCCTAATCCCCTCTGCGTGCGACGAAACGCTCGCGCCCGGGGCCCGGATAAGGCATAAGTTCACGCATGGGCCAGGCCCACGGGTTCCTACACATCAACCGGCAGGTCTCACCATGCGTACTTTACTCGCCATCCTGGCTGCGGCGCTTCTGATCCTTCTGGGCTCCTTCCTTTATTTGGGTGCCCAGGCGCGCGAGGCGGTCCAGCAATACCTGTCCCCGGCCGCTTCCGGCGCGACAGGGGCGGCCATGTCCCTCAAGGAGCGTTCGAGCGGACTCTTCTCCAGCCGTCTGGTCTTCCGCCAGGAGATGGTGTTGTCCGAAGACTCCGGCAAACACGAGGAGGCACCCCACGTCGTCTTCGACGTCGTCTGCGACATAGCCCACGGCCCCCTGCCCCTGGCCGCCGGCAGCTTCTCCCCCAGCCTGGCGCTTGTCGCGGTCAGCTTCGCCGTGGACCCCGCCTCGGACGCCTCCGTGCGCGATTTCTTCCAACGCCTCCCGGAACTTGCTGCCACCCGGGCCACCATCCGCTACGCCTTCGACCGCAAGTCCGTCATGGACCTGACCGTCCCACCCCTGGAGAGAACCCTCCCCGACGACAAGGGAGGGCAGGTCACCGTCCGATTCCAGGGGCTCACGGCCACCGCCGTCGCGAACGCCGCCATGGAGGCCGTCGAGGGAACGCTCGCCTCGCCCGGGCTGAGCCTCCGGGACAAGGACGCCGGGACGGATCTCGACGGGCTGAGCCTCACCTTCGACTCGAAAATGTCCCGCCCCGGCTTCTGGACCGGAACCTACGTCCTCAAGGCCGGTTCGCTCCGGACGGTCCAGTCCGGCGGGCAAGCCCTCCACCTTCGGGATGCCCGGGCGGACATGGGCCTTCTTCTCAAGGGCGATGCCCTGGACTATCTCTTCGCCCTGGCCGCGACCGTGGCCCCCGAGAACGGCCAGCCAGTCCCCCTGCGCGCGAGCCTTGAGACCCGCAACCTTGACGCCGCCGCCATGGAACGTCTCACCGCACTTCTGCGCGAGAGCCAGGTCCCGGGTCGGGGCGCTCCGGATGAAGCCCAGATGCGCGCCGTGGGCGAGGCGCTGCTCAAGGGCCGCCCGCAGCTGGACCTGGATCTCAATCTCCTCGATGGAAACGCACTCCAGGCCCTGCACGCCGAGGTCCGCGTCGAGGAGCTCTCCGAAATGCCTCAACACCTGGCCGGGCTTCTGCCTTTCCTGCGCGCCAAGGCCGCCTTTTCCGGCCGGGAGGCGGACCTCCTGGGCCTGCTCTGCGCCATCAAGGCCCTGGGCCACGGTCTGCCCCCGGAACAGTGCGGACAGGTCCTGTCCATGACCGTTGAAAACCAGGTCGCCCTGGGCCGACTGCGCAGGGAAGGCGACCGGCTCCTGGCCGACGCGCTGTGGGACGGCGACCGGTTCACGCTCAACGGCGCGACCCCGCGCTAGGAGTCTCCCATGGACCTCCCCAGCTGCCTCGCACGGCTCCGCTACGCCAAGGAACGCATCCACCGCATGATCCGGCCCCGGGTAACCGTGACGCCCCCGCCCCCGGGCGTGCGCTTCGAGCGCGACGTGCCGGTGGCCATGCGCGACGGAACCATCCTGCGCGTGAACGTCTTCAGGCCCGAGTCCGATGGCCCCTGCCCGGTGATCCTCTGCGCCCACCCCTACGGCAAGGACGACCTGCCAAAGCCCGACGGGAAAGGCGGCCACAAGGTCCCCCTGCGTTTCCACCTCTTTCGCCAGCCCGAGCCCTTCGCCTTCTCGGCCTGGACCAGCTGGGAGGCCCCGGACCCGGCCTTCTGGGTCCCCCGGGGCTATTGCGTGGTCAACTGCGACCTTCGCGGCTTCGGCACGTCGGACGGCCAGGGCACGCTGCTCAGCCACGCGGAATCCCTCGACTACTTCGACCTCATCCAATGGGCCGCCTCGCAGCCCTGGTCCACGGGCAAAGTGGGGCTCCTGGGTGTCTCCTATCTGGCGCTCAGCCAGTACCGCGTTGCCCAGCTGAACCCTCCGGGGCTCGCGGCCATCTGCCCCTGGGAGGGCTTCAGCGACCTCTACCGGGACCTGGCCTATCCCGGCGGTGTCCGCGAGGACGGGTTCATGAAGCTCTGGAGCAGGCAGGTGCTCAAGGCGGGCCGTACGACCGACAATCCCAGGCAGGCCCAGCTGGACCACCCCCTGCGCGACGCATGGTGGCAGGAGCACGCGCCGGACCTGGAGTCCATCAACGTCCCCATGCTGGTCTGCGCAAGCTTCTCGGACCACTGCCTGCACTCGGGCGGGTCCCTGCGGGCCTTCCAGCGCGCCTCTTCGGCCCATAAGTGGCTCTACACGCACCGGGGAGGCAAATGGAGCACCTTCTACGGCGAGGAGGCCAGAAAGGCCCAGACAGCCTTTTTCGGCCAGTTCCTCAAGGGCGAGGACACGGGCATCCTCGACACCCCGCCCGTGCGCCTGGAAGTGCGCGAAAGCGGGAACGCCGTTCGGGAGGTACGTCAGGAGCCCTCCTGGCCGCTGCCTGGAACGGTGTGGACGCCCCTCCACCTGGACGATTCGGGCAGCCTTTCGGCTGCGATCCCGTCGCGGC
This region includes:
- a CDS encoding DUF945 family protein; amino-acid sequence: MRTLLAILAAALLILLGSFLYLGAQAREAVQQYLSPAASGATGAAMSLKERSSGLFSSRLVFRQEMVLSEDSGKHEEAPHVVFDVVCDIAHGPLPLAAGSFSPSLALVAVSFAVDPASDASVRDFFQRLPELAATRATIRYAFDRKSVMDLTVPPLERTLPDDKGGQVTVRFQGLTATAVANAAMEAVEGTLASPGLSLRDKDAGTDLDGLSLTFDSKMSRPGFWTGTYVLKAGSLRTVQSGGQALHLRDARADMGLLLKGDALDYLFALAATVAPENGQPVPLRASLETRNLDAAAMERLTALLRESQVPGRGAPDEAQMRAVGEALLKGRPQLDLDLNLLDGNALQALHAEVRVEELSEMPQHLAGLLPFLRAKAAFSGREADLLGLLCAIKALGHGLPPEQCGQVLSMTVENQVALGRLRREGDRLLADALWDGDRFTLNGATPR
- a CDS encoding CocE/NonD family hydrolase, translated to MDLPSCLARLRYAKERIHRMIRPRVTVTPPPPGVRFERDVPVAMRDGTILRVNVFRPESDGPCPVILCAHPYGKDDLPKPDGKGGHKVPLRFHLFRQPEPFAFSAWTSWEAPDPAFWVPRGYCVVNCDLRGFGTSDGQGTLLSHAESLDYFDLIQWAASQPWSTGKVGLLGVSYLALSQYRVAQLNPPGLAAICPWEGFSDLYRDLAYPGGVREDGFMKLWSRQVLKAGRTTDNPRQAQLDHPLRDAWWQEHAPDLESINVPMLVCASFSDHCLHSGGSLRAFQRASSAHKWLYTHRGGKWSTFYGEEARKAQTAFFGQFLKGEDTGILDTPPVRLEVRESGNAVREVRQEPSWPLPGTVWTPLHLDDSGSLSAAIPSRRTGLTLDLPSGRAVFEHVFDQDTELTGSMNLRLHLELEGAKDCCLFAGVYKLSGRRTVGFEGSYGFGLDRVATGWLRASHREGGVVSTLPGASEPAHTRAQPLAPGVVVPLDIALLPSATFFRKGEGMRLVVQGRWFEPRNPLFGQFPAGYEASTPCRARLHFGEGCDSALTVPVIPPRG